One window of Microbacterium sp. 1S1 genomic DNA carries:
- a CDS encoding acetyl/propionyl/methylcrotonyl-CoA carboxylase subunit alpha: MTTVLIANRGEIAVRVIRACAEAGYTSVAVYADQDADALHVRLADQAVGLGGDTAATTYLSIEALIDAARRSGADAVHPGYGFLSESAAFARAVEDAGFVWIGPSPESIDALGDKMTARRIAQRVGAPLAAGTDQPLSGPQEAVAFAEEHGLPIAIKAAFGGGGRGLKVVRELAEVADAFEAATREATAAFGRGECFVERFLESPRHIEVQVLGDGRGGVVVVGDRDCSMQRRNQKLIEEAPAPGLTDAQRTAIHDAAREICGDVQYRGAGTVEFLLAADGTISFLEVNTRLQVEHPVTEEVTGTDLVREQFRIAFGEGPSFTETPAPAGHAFEFRINAEDPGRGFLPSPGRVDALRIPGGPGVRWDSGIEAGDTVQPAFDSMIAKLIVHADTRDAALVRARRALRELAVEGPATVVPFDLRAIDDPAFATETFAVHTQWIETVLLPALEAQPRPAVAPVSGLRRFAVEVDGRRVMLGLPAELLAGIGRSVAVDGEPVSTDDPAELRVPAPGTLVRWLVDDGAEVNAGDPVAVLDAMKMETTVAAHRAGTLTRRADAAATLSADALLATIA, encoded by the coding sequence ATGACCACTGTGCTCATCGCCAACCGCGGCGAGATCGCGGTCCGCGTGATCCGCGCGTGCGCGGAGGCCGGCTACACGTCGGTCGCCGTCTACGCCGACCAGGATGCCGATGCCCTGCACGTACGGCTCGCGGACCAGGCGGTGGGCCTCGGCGGCGACACCGCGGCGACGACGTACCTGTCGATCGAGGCACTCATCGACGCGGCACGCCGGAGCGGTGCCGACGCCGTGCACCCCGGCTACGGCTTCCTGTCCGAGAGCGCCGCCTTCGCGCGCGCGGTCGAGGACGCGGGCTTCGTCTGGATCGGCCCCTCGCCGGAGAGCATCGACGCCCTGGGCGACAAGATGACCGCGCGCCGAATCGCGCAGCGCGTCGGGGCGCCGCTCGCCGCGGGCACGGATCAGCCGCTGTCGGGCCCGCAGGAGGCGGTGGCGTTCGCCGAGGAGCACGGCCTGCCGATCGCGATCAAGGCGGCGTTCGGGGGCGGCGGTCGTGGCCTGAAGGTCGTCCGCGAGCTCGCGGAGGTCGCCGACGCCTTCGAGGCGGCCACCCGTGAGGCGACCGCCGCGTTCGGCCGCGGGGAGTGCTTCGTGGAGCGCTTCCTGGAGAGCCCGCGGCACATCGAGGTGCAGGTGCTCGGCGACGGGCGCGGTGGCGTGGTCGTCGTCGGCGATCGCGACTGCTCGATGCAGCGCCGCAACCAGAAGCTCATCGAGGAGGCGCCTGCGCCCGGTCTCACCGACGCGCAGCGGACCGCGATCCACGATGCGGCCCGGGAGATCTGCGGCGACGTGCAGTACCGCGGTGCCGGCACCGTCGAGTTCCTCCTCGCCGCGGACGGCACGATCTCCTTCCTCGAGGTGAACACCCGGCTCCAGGTCGAGCATCCGGTGACGGAGGAGGTCACCGGAACCGACCTGGTCCGCGAGCAGTTCCGCATCGCGTTCGGGGAAGGCCCGTCCTTCACGGAGACCCCGGCACCGGCCGGGCACGCGTTCGAGTTCCGCATCAACGCCGAAGACCCCGGGCGCGGATTCCTGCCCAGCCCCGGACGGGTCGACGCACTGCGCATCCCGGGCGGCCCCGGCGTGCGGTGGGACAGCGGCATCGAGGCCGGTGACACCGTGCAGCCGGCGTTCGACTCGATGATCGCGAAGCTCATCGTGCACGCGGACACCCGGGACGCGGCTCTCGTGCGGGCGCGTCGCGCGCTGCGAGAGCTCGCCGTGGAGGGTCCGGCGACCGTGGTCCCGTTCGACCTCCGAGCCATCGACGACCCTGCGTTCGCGACCGAGACCTTCGCCGTGCACACCCAGTGGATCGAGACCGTGCTGCTCCCGGCGCTGGAGGCGCAGCCCCGCCCCGCGGTCGCCCCGGTCTCGGGGCTGCGGCGGTTCGCGGTGGAGGTCGACGGCCGTCGCGTGATGCTCGGTCTCCCCGCGGAACTGCTCGCCGGGATCGGCCGTTCGGTGGCGGTCGACGGGGAGCCGGTGTCCACGGACGACCCTGCCGAGCTTCGGGTCCCCGCGCCGGGAACCCTTGTCCGGTGGCTCGTCGACGACGGGGCCGAGGTGAACGCGGGAGACCCGGTGGCCGTGCTCGACGCCATGAAGATGGAGACGACGGTCGCCGCCCACCGTGCGGGTACCTTGACTCGGCGCGCGGACGCCGCCGCGACCCTCTCCGCCGACGCCCTTCTCGCCACGATCGCCTGA
- a CDS encoding LamB/YcsF family protein — protein sequence MATIDLNSDLGENVPDRIVSDDASMLEIVTSANVSCGFHAGSPEGIRETLAAAVAGGVVIGAHPGYRDYENFGRTKVDIDSATLQAHVEYQLGALLGLAAAVGGRVSYVKPHGALYNTIARDERQSKDVVAAIRAIDPSLVLLGLAGGVVLDVAERAGLAVAAEAFADRAYQPDGQLVSRTEDGAVLHDPTAVAERMVRLAADGVIRAIDGTDVAVSAQSICVHGDSPGSVAMAAETKRLLQAEGITIAPFAGV from the coding sequence ATGGCGACCATCGACCTGAACTCGGACCTCGGCGAGAACGTCCCCGACCGGATCGTCAGCGACGACGCGAGCATGCTCGAGATCGTCACGAGTGCGAACGTGTCCTGCGGGTTCCACGCCGGGAGCCCGGAGGGCATCCGCGAGACTCTGGCCGCGGCCGTCGCGGGCGGCGTCGTGATCGGCGCCCACCCCGGGTACCGCGACTACGAGAACTTCGGGCGCACGAAGGTCGACATCGACTCGGCGACCCTCCAGGCGCACGTGGAGTACCAGCTCGGCGCCCTCCTCGGGCTCGCCGCGGCGGTCGGTGGACGGGTCTCCTACGTCAAGCCGCACGGGGCGCTCTACAACACCATCGCTCGTGACGAACGACAGTCGAAGGATGTCGTGGCGGCCATCAGGGCGATCGATCCCTCGCTCGTGCTGCTCGGCCTCGCCGGCGGCGTGGTGCTCGACGTCGCCGAGCGGGCCGGGCTCGCGGTCGCCGCGGAGGCCTTCGCCGATCGGGCTTACCAGCCGGACGGTCAGCTCGTCTCCCGCACCGAGGACGGGGCCGTGCTGCACGACCCCACCGCGGTGGCGGAGCGGATGGTGCGCCTGGCCGCGGACGGCGTGATCCGGGCGATCGACGGCACCGACGTGGCCGTGTCCGCCCAGTCGATCTGCGTGCACGGGGACAGCCCGGGATCGGTCGCGATGGCCGCGGAGACGAAGCGCCTGCTGCAGGCGGAGGGCATCACCATCGCCCCGTTCGCCGGAGTCTGA
- a CDS encoding M57 family metalloprotease, translating to MRFSRKLAIAATAAAALSLSAVIPATAASPDDSAPSYQEFASSTYRDVDGAYVVNGDEVISNKKELREFYDRLLGPETRNDGLIVNTVNNIDDKWSASQVANLTYCVSTKFGSRHADVVRAMEGGAALWESASSKIDFRYVSSADANCTTRNNAVVFSVEPVATTQYIARAFFPSTPARQQNVLIDDSIWSAGAWTPTNVLGHELGHVLGFRHEHTRPEAGTCFEDNNWRPLTPYDSSSIMHYPQCNGSSDDLSMTAADRTGVVSLYGN from the coding sequence ATGCGATTCAGCAGAAAACTCGCGATCGCCGCCACCGCGGCGGCCGCGCTCAGCCTCAGCGCGGTCATCCCCGCCACGGCCGCATCCCCGGACGACTCCGCACCCTCCTACCAGGAGTTCGCGTCGTCCACCTATCGGGATGTCGACGGCGCCTACGTCGTCAACGGCGACGAGGTGATCTCGAACAAGAAGGAGCTGCGCGAGTTCTACGACCGCCTCCTGGGTCCCGAGACCCGCAACGACGGCCTCATCGTCAACACGGTCAACAACATCGACGACAAGTGGTCGGCCTCGCAGGTGGCCAACCTCACCTACTGCGTGAGCACGAAGTTCGGCAGCCGGCACGCGGACGTCGTCCGGGCGATGGAGGGCGGTGCCGCGCTCTGGGAGTCGGCGTCCTCGAAGATCGACTTCCGTTACGTGAGCAGCGCCGACGCGAACTGCACCACGCGCAACAATGCCGTCGTCTTCTCGGTCGAACCCGTGGCGACGACACAGTACATCGCCCGCGCATTCTTCCCCAGCACGCCGGCTCGTCAGCAGAACGTCCTCATCGACGACTCGATCTGGAGCGCCGGAGCGTGGACGCCGACGAACGTGCTCGGCCATGAGCTCGGCCACGTCCTCGGCTTCCGTCACGAGCACACCCGTCCGGAGGCGGGCACCTGCTTCGAGGACAACAACTGGCGCCCGCTCACCCCGTACGACTCGTCCTCGATCATGCACTACCCGCAGTGCAACGGCAGCTCGGACGACCTGTCGATGACGGCCGCCGACCGCACCGGCGTCGTCTCGCTCTACGGGAACTGA
- a CDS encoding GntR family transcriptional regulator, giving the protein MNQQGPLADVLRQRIIDGDVAPGSRLSESSLAERFDVSRNTLREAFRVLAEQGLVEHVPHRGVSVASPSIADVIDIYRARRVIECTALRQSEPEHPAVQRMTDAVAAAEAAVAGVSADDTSAWRAVGSANMAFHVALVDLADSPRLARTYRNVAAELRLAFLKIDDPRALHEPFVRKNRAVLDTFLTRGAEAGAAELERYLVQSERVVLGAFARMHLD; this is encoded by the coding sequence ATGAATCAGCAGGGCCCGCTCGCCGACGTGCTCCGTCAGCGCATCATCGACGGCGACGTCGCCCCGGGGTCGCGACTGTCGGAGTCGTCGCTGGCCGAGCGCTTCGACGTGTCGCGCAACACCCTGCGCGAGGCGTTCCGGGTGCTCGCGGAACAGGGCCTCGTCGAACACGTCCCGCACCGCGGTGTCTCCGTGGCCTCCCCGTCGATCGCCGACGTCATCGACATCTACCGCGCCCGCCGCGTGATCGAGTGCACGGCTCTCCGGCAGTCCGAGCCCGAGCATCCCGCCGTCCAGCGCATGACCGACGCGGTCGCCGCCGCCGAGGCCGCCGTGGCCGGGGTCTCGGCCGACGACACGTCCGCCTGGCGCGCGGTCGGGAGTGCGAACATGGCCTTCCACGTCGCCCTGGTCGACCTCGCGGACAGCCCCCGCCTCGCCCGCACCTACCGGAACGTCGCGGCGGAGCTGCGTCTGGCCTTCCTCAAGATCGACGACCCGCGCGCGCTGCACGAGCCGTTCGTGCGGAAGAACCGCGCCGTCCTCGACACCTTCCTCACCCGGGGAGCCGAGGCCGGGGCGGCCGAGCTGGAGCGCTACCTCGTCCAGTCGGAGCGGGTCGTGCTCGGGGCCTTCGCGCGCATGCACCTGGACTGA
- a CDS encoding LacI family DNA-binding transcriptional regulator, translating into MSPRATIEEVAAAAGVSRSTVSRVVNGSTAVSPEALAAVRAAIDELNYVPNRAARSLASRQTHAIALIVPEDTTRFFGDPFFAAIVAGITGALRSSDYLLNLLIASDDPGDKMTSFVRNGGVDGALIVSHHTSDAFVDRIADAVPVVYGGRPVRRSEGDYVVDVDNVAGAREATQHLVAIGRTRIATISGPLTMLSSADRVQGFRAALSQAGLTPFAEEEGDYSEASGADAARRLLAEGRPDAIFVASDLMARGALTALRAAGVRVPEDIALVGFDDSSVALTTDPQLTTMRQPMYAQGEAMTQVLLSRLAGEEPPRTTILPTELVVRGSA; encoded by the coding sequence ATGTCGCCCCGGGCGACCATCGAGGAGGTGGCGGCGGCCGCGGGGGTGTCCCGATCGACCGTGTCGCGCGTCGTGAACGGGTCGACGGCGGTCAGTCCCGAGGCGCTCGCCGCCGTGCGCGCCGCGATCGACGAGCTCAACTACGTCCCCAACCGCGCCGCGCGTTCGCTCGCTTCCCGCCAGACCCACGCGATCGCCCTCATCGTCCCCGAGGACACGACCCGCTTCTTCGGCGACCCGTTCTTCGCGGCGATCGTGGCCGGCATCACCGGCGCCCTCCGCAGCTCCGACTACCTGCTGAACCTGCTGATCGCGAGCGACGACCCCGGCGACAAGATGACGAGCTTCGTACGCAACGGCGGTGTCGACGGCGCACTCATCGTGTCGCACCACACGAGTGACGCGTTCGTCGACCGGATCGCGGACGCCGTACCCGTCGTCTACGGTGGCCGCCCCGTCCGACGGAGCGAGGGCGACTACGTGGTCGACGTCGACAACGTCGCGGGGGCGCGGGAGGCCACGCAGCACCTCGTGGCCATCGGTCGCACCCGCATCGCCACGATCTCCGGCCCTCTCACGATGCTGTCCTCGGCGGACCGCGTCCAGGGGTTCCGCGCCGCGCTCTCCCAGGCCGGCTTGACGCCCTTCGCGGAGGAGGAGGGAGACTACAGCGAGGCGAGCGGGGCCGATGCGGCACGGCGCCTGCTCGCGGAGGGGCGACCGGATGCGATCTTCGTCGCCAGCGACCTCATGGCCCGTGGGGCGCTCACCGCGCTGCGGGCCGCCGGCGTCCGCGTGCCCGAGGACATCGCCCTCGTCGGTTTCGACGACTCCTCGGTGGCCCTGACCACCGACCCGCAGCTGACGACGATGCGCCAGCCGATGTACGCCCAGGGTGAGGCCATGACGCAGGTGCTCCTGTCCCGGCTCGCCGGGGAGGAGCCGCCGCGGACGACCATCCTGCCGACGGAACTCGTCGTCCGCGGCTCCGCCTGA
- a CDS encoding phosphoribosylaminoimidazolesuccinocarboxamide synthase has translation MSTPSAGNAQVIPGWRHLYSGKVRDLYASEDPDDTRILVVASDRVSAFDVVLSPGITDKGALLTRLSRWWFAQLDVPNHLADGDLPEEVADRAMLAQSLEMLPIECVVRGYITGSGWAEYQEHGTVCGIALPAGLQNGDRLPEPLFTPAYKAPMGEHDENITFDRVVELVGAERAAELRDTSLAIYRRAAAIAEEKGLILADTKFEFGTDADGTLRLADEVLTSDSSRYWDAEAWRTGTTPTERMASFDKQIVRDWLAANWDKQDEPPALPEDVVARTTARYRELIDRLGA, from the coding sequence GTGAGCACACCGTCCGCAGGCAACGCGCAGGTCATCCCCGGGTGGCGACACCTCTACTCCGGAAAGGTCCGCGACCTCTACGCGTCGGAGGATCCGGACGACACCCGCATCCTCGTGGTCGCGTCCGACCGGGTGAGCGCCTTCGACGTCGTGCTCTCCCCCGGTATCACCGACAAGGGCGCCCTGCTCACCCGCCTCAGCCGCTGGTGGTTCGCTCAGCTCGACGTGCCGAACCATCTCGCGGACGGCGACCTCCCGGAAGAAGTGGCCGATCGCGCCATGCTCGCCCAGTCGCTCGAGATGCTGCCGATCGAGTGCGTGGTGCGCGGGTACATCACCGGGTCCGGCTGGGCTGAATATCAGGAGCACGGCACCGTGTGCGGCATCGCTCTGCCGGCGGGGCTGCAGAACGGCGATCGGCTGCCCGAGCCGCTGTTCACCCCCGCTTACAAGGCGCCGATGGGCGAGCACGACGAGAACATCACGTTCGACCGCGTCGTCGAGCTCGTCGGCGCGGAGCGGGCGGCCGAGCTCCGCGACACGTCCCTGGCGATCTACCGCCGGGCCGCGGCCATCGCCGAGGAGAAGGGCCTCATCCTCGCGGACACGAAGTTCGAGTTCGGGACCGACGCCGACGGCACGCTCCGCCTCGCCGACGAGGTCCTCACGAGCGACTCCTCCCGCTACTGGGACGCCGAGGCCTGGCGCACGGGGACGACCCCGACCGAGCGGATGGCGAGCTTCGACAAGCAGATCGTGCGCGACTGGCTCGCCGCGAACTGGGACAAGCAGGACGAGCCCCCCGCGCTGCCGGAGGACGTGGTCGCCCGCACGACCGCGCGGTACCGGGAGCTCATCGACCGCCTCGGCGCCTGA
- a CDS encoding NRAMP family divalent metal transporter, which yields MSEQSAPSLTPEDEARAAHAKKRAGRSAVIGAIFLMATSAIGPGFITQTATFTAQMGAAFAFAILVSILVDIAVQLNIWRMITSSGKRAGELANSAIPFSGHVIAVLVVIGGLAFNIGNIAGGGLGLNALLGLDPKLGGALTAALAIIIFLVKKAGKVMDIVLIVLGIGMIVMTLVVALIAQPPIGDALRQTFVPDQLNFATITTIVGGTVGGYITYSGAHRYLDSGHVGPQYAKPVMRAAANGILVTGIMRYVLFLAILGVVASGVALDLSSQAANPAGQAFGAVLGDAGLRIFGAIFWAAAISSVIGAAYTSATFLSTFTAKLRGGWPLQLATVAFIVVSLGVYLAIGTAPAAILVFVGGFNGLILPIGLTVFMYIGWFRRDLLGDRKYPLWLLIAGTVVTALTWYMGAVSIGPIFAFLGIGA from the coding sequence ATGTCCGAGCAGTCCGCCCCCTCCCTGACCCCCGAGGACGAGGCCCGCGCCGCCCACGCGAAGAAGCGCGCCGGCCGCAGCGCCGTCATCGGCGCGATCTTCCTCATGGCGACGAGCGCCATCGGTCCCGGCTTCATCACCCAGACCGCGACGTTCACCGCCCAGATGGGGGCCGCGTTCGCGTTCGCCATCCTCGTGTCGATCCTCGTCGACATCGCGGTGCAGTTGAACATCTGGCGCATGATCACCTCGTCCGGCAAGCGCGCCGGCGAGCTCGCCAACAGCGCCATCCCGTTCTCCGGCCACGTCATCGCCGTGCTCGTGGTGATCGGCGGTCTCGCGTTCAACATCGGCAACATCGCCGGTGGCGGCCTCGGCCTGAACGCCCTCCTCGGTCTCGACCCGAAGCTCGGCGGTGCGCTGACGGCGGCCCTCGCCATCATCATCTTCCTCGTGAAGAAGGCCGGCAAGGTGATGGACATCGTGCTCATCGTCCTCGGCATCGGGATGATCGTGATGACCCTCGTCGTGGCACTCATCGCCCAGCCGCCCATCGGCGACGCGCTGCGGCAGACCTTCGTACCCGACCAGCTGAACTTCGCCACCATCACCACGATCGTCGGCGGCACCGTCGGCGGTTACATCACCTACTCCGGTGCGCACCGCTACCTCGACTCCGGCCACGTGGGCCCGCAGTACGCGAAGCCCGTCATGCGCGCCGCCGCCAACGGCATCCTCGTCACCGGCATCATGCGCTACGTGCTGTTCCTCGCGATCCTCGGCGTCGTCGCCTCCGGCGTGGCGCTCGACCTCTCCTCGCAGGCCGCCAACCCCGCCGGTCAGGCATTCGGTGCGGTGCTCGGCGACGCCGGTCTGCGGATCTTCGGCGCGATCTTCTGGGCGGCCGCGATCAGTTCGGTCATCGGCGCGGCCTACACCTCGGCCACGTTCCTCTCGACGTTCACCGCCAAGCTCCGCGGGGGCTGGCCGCTGCAGCTCGCCACCGTCGCGTTCATCGTCGTCTCCCTCGGCGTCTACCTCGCGATCGGTACGGCTCCCGCGGCGATCCTCGTGTTCGTCGGTGGCTTCAACGGCCTGATCCTTCCCATCGGCCTGACGGTGTTCATGTACATCGGCTGGTTCCGCCGCGACCTGCTCGGCGACCGGAAGTACCCGCTGTGGCTCCTCATCGCGGGCACGGTGGTGACCGCACTCACCTGGTACATGGGCGCCGTCTCGATCGGCCCCATCTTCGCCTTCCTCGGAATCGGAGCGTGA
- a CDS encoding TetR/AcrR family transcriptional regulator has translation MARSDAQNRAARERARENILQAAIEVFSERGVAGAGIAEITRRAGVAQGLVNYHFGGKDQLVAAVIDRWFETVLAFAKVEGTPDEMLAAIIDGAIGATAFAMPLQRAVLAMQQQPLTHRLFAESEQRYAEGATAAEDAVRAVFRARGAEDPALEEVMLRSTLEGVFVKYCVFGDTYPLEDARRWLHRRYGLPEPTAALPGLPASPQGEPRPRATAALRTDPS, from the coding sequence ATGGCGCGATCGGATGCGCAGAACCGTGCGGCACGGGAGCGAGCACGCGAGAACATCCTCCAGGCGGCGATCGAGGTCTTCAGCGAGCGCGGCGTCGCCGGGGCGGGCATCGCCGAGATCACCCGTCGCGCCGGAGTGGCCCAGGGGCTGGTGAACTATCACTTCGGCGGCAAGGACCAGCTCGTCGCCGCGGTGATCGACCGCTGGTTCGAGACGGTCCTGGCCTTCGCGAAGGTCGAGGGCACGCCCGACGAGATGCTGGCCGCGATCATCGACGGGGCGATCGGCGCCACGGCCTTCGCGATGCCGCTGCAGCGTGCGGTGCTCGCCATGCAGCAGCAGCCGCTGACACATCGGCTGTTCGCGGAGTCGGAGCAGCGCTACGCGGAAGGCGCGACGGCCGCCGAGGATGCCGTGCGCGCGGTGTTCCGCGCCCGCGGTGCCGAGGACCCGGCTCTGGAGGAGGTCATGCTCCGGAGCACGCTCGAGGGCGTGTTCGTGAAGTACTGCGTCTTCGGCGACACGTATCCGCTCGAGGACGCGCGGCGCTGGCTGCACCGCCGGTACGGTCTCCCGGAGCCGACCGCCGCGCTGCCCGGCCTGCCGGCCTCGCCCCAGGGCGAACCCCGACCCCGCGCGACGGCGGCGCTGCGGACCGACCCGTCCTGA
- a CDS encoding putative hydro-lyase — MAVLATPAQLADARAVRAAHRAGHSAPTSGVAPGLTQANLIAVPADWAFETLLYAQRNPKPCPVLEVIEQGQVASRLAPGSDIRTDIGRYRIWRDGELVEEVSDATAAWDEHPDLVAFLIGCSFTFETGLVEAGIPIRHQELGRNVPMYRTAVACTPAGRLRGEMVVSMRPIRADRVADAVQISGRTPAVHGAPVHIGDPASLGIADVMAPDFGDAPEIRPGEIPVFWACGVTPQAAIMASKPPFAVTHAPGYMFVTDVPDAEYRV, encoded by the coding sequence ATGGCCGTGCTCGCGACCCCCGCCCAGCTCGCCGACGCCCGCGCCGTCCGTGCCGCCCACCGGGCCGGTCACTCCGCGCCCACCAGCGGGGTCGCTCCGGGTCTGACCCAGGCGAACCTCATCGCCGTGCCCGCGGACTGGGCCTTCGAGACCCTTCTGTACGCGCAGCGCAACCCGAAGCCGTGCCCCGTCCTCGAGGTGATCGAGCAGGGGCAGGTGGCGTCGCGGCTCGCGCCCGGCAGCGACATCCGTACCGACATCGGGCGGTATCGCATCTGGCGGGACGGTGAACTCGTCGAGGAGGTGTCCGACGCGACGGCGGCGTGGGACGAGCATCCCGACCTCGTCGCCTTCCTCATCGGCTGCAGCTTCACGTTCGAGACGGGTCTCGTGGAGGCCGGGATCCCGATCCGTCATCAGGAGCTCGGACGCAACGTGCCGATGTACCGCACGGCGGTGGCCTGCACACCGGCCGGGCGGCTGCGCGGCGAGATGGTGGTCTCGATGCGGCCGATCCGCGCGGACCGCGTGGCCGATGCCGTGCAGATCTCCGGTCGTACGCCGGCCGTGCATGGCGCGCCCGTGCACATCGGCGATCCGGCCTCCCTCGGCATCGCCGACGTGATGGCGCCCGATTTCGGCGACGCCCCCGAGATCCGCCCCGGCGAGATCCCGGTGTTCTGGGCCTGCGGCGTGACCCCGCAGGCGGCGATCATGGCGTCGAAGCCGCCCTTCGCCGTCACCCACGCCCCTGGCTACATGTTCGTCACCGACGTGCCGGATGCGGAGTACCGGGTCTGA
- a CDS encoding 5-oxoprolinase/urea amidolyase family protein: protein MRILTASDSALLVEADDLEQAMRLNLAWDGVPGVVERIPGARTVLVRFDPHQTSAAALAEVLAATEVDTAVLPDAGEVTVPVRYDGEDLDETAALLGVSADGLVERHLAADWRVAFSGFAPGFGYAVSGDPLFDVPRRSSPRTRVPAGSVALAGAFSGVYPRESPGGWQLIGRTALEMWDIHRDPPALLAPGRRVRFVRAERESVPASSASVARPTGTTRPDTTPAVEIVRPSLQLLVQDAGRPGFAALGVSASGIADRVAMHTANRAVGNTPVAAVLESVGGAVLRFHGAGVAAVAGAVGPLTLTDADGGERTLLPGVPFATVDGDELTLGHPERGLRFVIAVRGGFAPAAALDSRATDTLAGLGPAPLTAGDLLPIGDAAVAAVEPDPVPRPLPAAGELVTLEITLGPRDDWFTAAGIDALTGQEWTVTPRSDRVGIRLQGDVPLERAVGGELPSEGAVTGAIQVPPDGQPVLFLPDHPLTGGYPIIGALTDRSLDLAAQLPPGVRVRFTVKETP, encoded by the coding sequence ATGCGCATCCTCACGGCCTCCGACAGTGCGCTGCTCGTCGAGGCGGACGACCTCGAGCAGGCCATGCGTCTCAACCTCGCATGGGACGGCGTCCCGGGCGTGGTCGAGCGCATCCCCGGTGCCCGCACGGTGCTCGTCCGTTTCGACCCGCACCAGACATCGGCTGCCGCGCTCGCCGAGGTGCTGGCCGCGACGGAGGTCGATACCGCGGTGCTGCCGGATGCGGGAGAGGTGACCGTCCCCGTGCGGTACGACGGGGAGGATCTGGACGAGACCGCTGCGCTCCTCGGCGTGTCGGCGGACGGGCTCGTGGAGCGCCATCTCGCCGCGGACTGGCGCGTCGCGTTCTCGGGCTTCGCCCCCGGCTTCGGCTACGCGGTCAGCGGCGACCCGCTCTTCGACGTGCCCCGGCGGTCGTCGCCCCGCACCCGCGTTCCCGCCGGGTCGGTCGCGCTCGCCGGCGCGTTCAGCGGTGTGTATCCGCGGGAGAGCCCGGGCGGCTGGCAGCTCATCGGCCGGACCGCCCTGGAGATGTGGGACATCCACCGCGATCCGCCGGCTCTGCTCGCGCCGGGGCGCCGGGTGCGCTTCGTGCGCGCGGAGCGGGAGTCGGTGCCGGCGTCGTCTGCGTCGGTCGCCCGCCCGACGGGCACCACCCGACCGGACACCACTCCGGCAGTGGAGATCGTGCGACCCTCGCTGCAACTCCTCGTGCAGGACGCGGGACGCCCGGGCTTCGCGGCCCTCGGGGTCTCGGCCTCCGGCATCGCCGACCGCGTCGCCATGCACACGGCGAACCGGGCGGTCGGCAACACGCCCGTGGCTGCGGTGCTGGAGAGCGTCGGGGGCGCGGTGCTGCGCTTCCACGGCGCCGGTGTCGCCGCGGTCGCCGGGGCCGTGGGGCCGCTCACCCTCACGGACGCCGACGGCGGAGAGCGGACGCTCCTTCCCGGGGTGCCGTTCGCGACGGTGGACGGCGACGAGCTCACGCTGGGCCACCCCGAGCGCGGTCTCCGGTTCGTGATCGCCGTCCGCGGCGGCTTCGCCCCGGCTGCGGCACTCGACAGTCGCGCGACCGACACGCTCGCCGGGCTGGGTCCCGCGCCCCTGACCGCGGGCGACCTCCTTCCGATCGGGGATGCCGCTGTGGCCGCCGTCGAGCCGGACCCGGTGCCACGCCCCCTTCCCGCAGCCGGAGAGCTGGTCACGTTGGAGATCACGCTCGGGCCGCGCGACGACTGGTTCACCGCCGCGGGGATCGACGCCCTCACCGGACAGGAGTGGACGGTCACACCGCGCTCCGATCGCGTCGGCATCCGGCTGCAGGGAGACGTCCCCCTGGAACGGGCGGTCGGTGGTGAGTTGCCGAGCGAAGGGGCGGTGACCGGCGCCATCCAGGTGCCGCCGGACGGTCAGCCCGTGCTCTTCCTTCCGGATCACCCGCTCACCGGCGGCTACCCCATCATCGGCGCCCTCACCGATCGCAGCCTCGACCTCGCCGCCCAGCTCCCGCCCGGCGTGCGGGTGCGCTTCACCGTCAAGGAGACCCCATGA